A single genomic interval of Helianthus annuus cultivar XRQ/B chromosome 6, HanXRQr2.0-SUNRISE, whole genome shotgun sequence harbors:
- the LOC110944627 gene encoding uncharacterized protein LOC110944627 → MACKPPIYNWEVDPIICQRWLSDVEGVFERTHCDVSDFVAYGMGQLRGQAKDWWDNKKKEIGAEAAMVMTWDEFKVPFLKHHSPKAVINKIKEEVIQLRQRGESIDKITGIFMDKLRFCDELVTTEEQKIYYYYNMLSAEYREFMIPSKYETLTEIINTAREKEIELKKQIERGERRVVDANPNPTKKARTVESGKKADVKGGSPNCKV, encoded by the coding sequence atggcgtgtaaaccgccaattTACAACTGGGAGGTCGACCCGATAATatgccaaagatggctaagtgacGTAGAAGGGGTGTTTGAAAGGACCCACTGTGACGTGAGTGATTTTGTTGCTTACGGAATGGGTCAATTAAGGGgtcaagccaaggattggtgggacaatAAAAAGAAGGAGATAGGAGCCGAGGCGGCAATGGTCATGACATGGGACGAGTTTAAGGTGCCATTCCTTAAGCACCATAGTCCCAAGGCGGTTATCAACAAGATCAAAGAAGAGGTCATCCAGTTAAGACAAAGGGGAGAATCAATTGATAAAATCACGGGTATCTTCATGGATAAGCTAAGGTTCTGTGATGAGTTAGTGACTACGGAGGAgcagaaaatatattattattataatatgttAAGTGCTGAGTACCGAGAGTTCATGATCCCTTCTAAATATGAGACGCTTACCGAGATCATAAATACGGCTCGAGAAAAAGAAATTGAACTTAAGAAGCAAATCGAGAGGGGTGAAAGAAGGGTAGTGGATGCTAACCCGAACCCTACAAAGAAAGCTCGAACTGTTGAATCGGGGAAGAAGGCGGATGTGAAAGGCGGGTCGCCAAATTGCAaggtgtaa